From a single Tursiops truncatus isolate mTurTru1 chromosome 20, mTurTru1.mat.Y, whole genome shotgun sequence genomic region:
- the ADAM11 gene encoding disintegrin and metalloproteinase domain-containing protein 11, with protein MRRLRRWAFAALLLLLLPLLPSPGVGTRGPAGALRWRVSPPLGGMEAPEVTEPSRLVGESSGGEVRKQQLDTRVRQEPPGGPPVHLAQVSFVIPAFNSNFTLDLELNHHLLSSQYVERHFSREGPTQHSTGAGDHCYYQGRLRGNPNSFAALSTCQGLHGVFSDGNFTYIMEPHEVARPQETLQGPLPHLIYRTPLLPAPLGCREPGCLFAAPAHSASPNRPRLRRKRQVRRGHPTVHSETKYVELIVINDHQLFEQMRQSVVLTSNFAKSVVNLADVMYKEQLNTRIVLVAMETWADGDKIQVQDDLLETLARLMVYRREGLPEPSDATHLFSGRTFQSTSSGAAYVGGICSLSRGGGVNEYDNMGAMAVTLAQTLGQNLGMMWNKHRSSAGDCKCPDNWLGCIMEDTGFYLPRKFSRCSIDEYNQFLQEGGGSCLFNKPLKLLDPPECGNGFVEAGEECDCGSVQECSRAGGNCCKKCTLTHDAMCSDGLCCRRCKYEPRGVSCREAVNECDIAETCTGDSSQCPPNLHKLDGYYCDHEQGRCYGGRCKTRDRQCQALWGHAAADRFCYEKLNVEGTERGNCGRKGSGWVQCNKQDVLCGFLLCVNISGAPRLGDLGGDISSVTFYHQGKELDCRGGHVQLADGSDLSYVEDGTACGPNMLCLDHRCLPASAFNFSTCPGSGEHRICSHHGVCSNEGKCICQPDWTGKDCSIHNPLPTSLPTGETERYKGPSGTNIIIGSIAGAVLVAAIVLGGTGWGFKNIRRGRYDPTQQGAV; from the exons ATGAGGCGGCTGCGGCGCTGGGCGTTCGcggcgctgctgctgctgctgctgccgctgctccCCTCGCCCG GTGTGGGGACCCGGGGTCCCGCCGGAGCTCTGCGCTGGAGGGTCTCTCCCCCGTTGGGGGGCATGGAAGCCCCGGAGGTCACAGAGCCCAGCCGTCTGGTGGGGGAGAGCTCCGGGGGAGAGGTCCGAAAGCAGCAGTTGGACACCAGGGTCCGCCAGGAGCCTCCCGGTGGCCCG CCTGTCCACCTGGCCCAGGTGAGTTTCGTCATCCCAGCCTTCAACTCAAACTTCACTCTGGACCTGGAGCTGAACCA TCACCTTCTCTCTTCGCAATATGTGGAGCGCCACTTCAGCCGGGAGGGGCCCACCCAGCACAGCACC GGGGCTGGAGACCACTGCTACTACCAGGGGAGGCTCCGAGGGAACCCGAACTCCTTTGCTGCCCTCTCCACCTGCCAGGGGCTGCA CGGGGTCTTCTCTGACGGGAACTTCACCTACATCATGGAGCCCCACGAGGTGGCCAGGCCTCAGGAAACCCTCCAG GGACCCCTTCCCCACCTCATTTACCGgacccctctcctcccagcccccctcGGATGCAGGGAACCAG GCTGCCTGTTTGCTGCCCCTGCCCATTCTGCTTCTCCGAACCGACCAAGGCTGAGAAGGAAAAGGCAG GTCCGCAGGGGCCACCCTACAGTGCACAGTGAGACCAAGTATGTGGAGCTGATTGTGATCAACGACCACCAGCTG TTTGAGCAGATGCGACAGTCGGTGGTCCTCACCAGCAACTTTGCCAAGTCCGTGGTGAACCTGGCAGATGTG ATGTACAAGGAACAGCTGAATACCCGCATCGTGCTGGTTGCCATGGAAACGTGGGCAGATGGGGACAAGATCCAGGTGCAGGATGACCTCCTGGAGACCCTGGCCCGGCTCATGGTCTACCGGCGGGAGGGCCTGCCTGAGCCCAGTGATGCCACCCACCTCTTCTC GGGCAGAACTTTCCAGAGCACCAGCAGTGGCGCTGCCTACGTGGGGGGCATCTGCTCGCTGtccaggggtgggggtgtgaaCGAG TATGACAACATGGGGGCCATGGCGGTGACCTTGGCCCAGACGCTGGGGCAGAACCTGGGCATGATGTGGAATAAACACCGGAGCTCGGCAG GGGACTGCAAATGTCCGGACAACTGGCTGGGTTGCATCATGGAGGACACTGG GTTCTACCTACCCCGCAAGTTCTCGCGCTGTAGCATCGACGAGTATAACCAGTTTCTGCAGGAGGGCGGCGGGAGCTGCCTCTTCAACAAGCCCCTCAAG CTCCTGGACCCGCCTGAGTGCGGGAACGGCTTCGTGGAGGCGGGGGAGGAGTGCGACTGCGGCTCGGTGCAG GAGTGCAGCCGCGCGGGCGGGAACTGTTGCAAGAAATGCACCCTGACTCACGACGCCATGTGCAGCGACGGGCTCTGCTGTCGCCGCTGCAAG TACGAGCCGCGGGGTGTGTCCTGTCGAGAGGCCGTGAACGAATGCGACATCGCGGAGACCTGCACCGGGGACTCGAGCCAG TGTCCCCCCAACCTGCACAAGCTGGATGGTTACTACTGTGATCACGAACAG GGCCGCTGCTACGGAGGTCGCTGCAAAACCCGGGACCGGCAGTGCCAGGCCCTTTGGGGCCATG CGGCTGCTGATCGCTTCTGTTACGAGAAGCTGAACGTGGAGGGGACAGAACGTGGGAACTGTGGGCGCAAGGGGTCAGGCTGGGTCCAGTGCAATAAACA GGATGTGCTCTGTGGCTTCCTCCTCTGTGTCAACATTTCTGGAGCTCCTCGGCTGGGGGACTTAGGGGGAGACATCAGCAGCGTCACTTTCTACCACCAGGGCAAGGAGCTGGACTGCAG GGGTGGCCACGTGCAGCTGGCCGATGGTTCAGACCTGAGCTACGTAGAGGACGGCACAGCCTGCGGGCCCAACATGCTGTGCCTGGACCATCGCTGCCTGCCAGCCTCTGCCTTCAACTTCAGCACCTGCCCTGGCAGCGGGGAGCACCGGATCTGCTCCCACCACGGG GTCTGCAGCAATGAAGGGAAATGCATCTGTCAACCAGACTGGACGGGCAAGGACTGCAGTATCCACAACCCCCTGCCCACGTCTCTGCCCACAGGGGAGACGGAGAGATATAAGG GTCCCAGCGGCACCAACATCATCATCGGCTCCATCGCCGGGGCTGTCCTGGTTGCAGCCATCGTCCTGGGCGGCACGGGCTGGGGATTTAA AAACATCCGCCGAGGAAGGTATGACCCGACCCAGCAGGGGGCAGTGTGA